A stretch of DNA from Vibrio gallaecicus:
GTGTCGTCTTCGCTTTGGTTGCAATGCCTGCAACAGCTTCAAGAAGAGTTACCAGCTACAGAATTTAGTATGTGGGTACGTCCGTTACAAGCGGAACTCAATGACAATACTCTAACTCTATTTGCCCCAAACCGTTTTGTACTGGATTGGGTACGTGATAAGTACCTAAATAGCATTAACCGCTTACTCCAAGAGTATTGTGGTAATGATATCCCACACCTCCATTTTGAGATTGGCAGTAAACGCGTTATTGCGCCGACACCCGCACCAGCAACCCCAACTCGCGCGCGAACGGCTGCGGATGTGGCTGCTGAGTCATCTGCACCTGCCCAATTACAGGCTCGCAAACCAGTTCACAATATATGGCGTGATGAAGAGCCTGTAGCGGTGGATCTAAACCACCGTTCAAACGTAAACCCGAAACACAAGTTCAACAACTTTGTTGAAGGTAAATCAAACCAACTTGGTTTGGCGGCGGCTCGTCAGGTTTCGGATAACCCTGGAACGGCTTATAACCCATTGTTCTTATATGGTGGAACTGGTCTAGGTAAAACGCACTTGTTGCATGCGGTGGGTAACGCCATTGTCGATAATAAACCGAATGCTAAAGTGGTTTACATGCACTCCGAGCGTTTTGTTCAAGATATGGTGAAGGCACTTCAAAATAACGCGATTGAAGAATTTAAACGTTACTACCGTAGTGTTGATGCATTACTTATTGATGACATTCAATTTTTTGCTAATAAAGAACGATCTCAAGAAGAATTCTTCCATACGTTTAACGCTCTTCTTGAAGGTAATCAGCAGATCATTCTTACTTCTGACCGTTATCCGAAAGAGATCAACGGTGTTGAAGATCGTTTAAAATCTCGTTTTGGTTGGGGTCTAACGGTTGCTATTGAACCGCCTGAATTAGAAACGCGTGTTGCTATTTTGATGAAAAAAGCGGAAGACCACCAAATTCACTTGGCAGATGAAGTGGCATTCTTTATCGCTAAACGTCTGCGATCCAATGTTCGTGAGCTTGAAGGCGCATTGAACCGTGTTATCGCGAATGCGAATTTCACTGGTCGTCCTATTACCATAGATTTTGTTCGTGAAGCACTGCGTGATTTACTTGCTCTGCAAGAAAAGCTGGTCACCATTGATAATATTCAAAAGACTGTCGCGGAATACTACAAAATCAAAGTGGCGGATTTATTGTCTAAGCGTCGTTCACGATCTGTTGCTCGTCCGCGTCAATTAGCGATGGCACTCGCAAAAGAACTGACTAACCATAGTTTGCCTGAGATTGGCGATGCATTTGGTGGTCGCGACCACACAACGGTATTACACGCTTGTCGTAAGATTGCTCAGTTACGCGAAGAGAGCCACGACATTAAAGAAGACTATTCGAATTTGATTCGTACCCTTTCTTCTTAATTCGAAGTATTCTTACCACCCTAAGACCGAATTATTTATACCGTTAAGAGTTAGATATGAAATTTACCATTGAACGTAGTCACTTAATTAAGCCACTTCAGCAAGTATCAGGCGCATTAGGCGGCAGACCAACGCTCCCTATCTTAGGGAATCTACTGATTAAAGTAGAAGACAATGTTTTGTCGATGACAGCGACGGATCTTGAAGTTGAACTGGTAAGCCGTGTCACTCTTGAAGGGGATTTTGAAGCAGGCAACATTACTGTTCCATCTCGTAAGTTTTTAGATATTTGCCGCGGGCTTCCGGATAACTCAATTATTACCGTTGTGTTAGAAGGCGATCGCATTCAAGTACGCTCTGGCCGTAGCCGCTTCTCTTTAGCGACATTACCTGCTGCTGATTTCCCGAATATTGAAGATTGGCAAAGCGAAGTGGAAGTATCAGTTACTCAAGCTGAATTAAAAGGCTTGATTGAGAAGACTCAATTCTCAATGGCCAACCAAGATGTACGCTATTACCTAAATGGTATGTTGTTTGAAATTGAAGGTTCAATTTTACGCAGTGTAGCAACCGATGGTCACCGAATGGCGGTATCTGAAGCCGCATTAGGCGCAGATTTTGCTCAAAAGCAGATCATCGTGCCACGTAAAGGCGTGCAAGAATTAGTGAAATTACTGGATTCACCAGAACAGCCGGTGACTTTGCAAATTGGTTCTTCAAACCTGCGTGCAGAAGTAAATAATTACGTATTCACCTCTAAGCTTGTTGATGGTCGTTTCCCTGATTATCGTCGAGTTATGCCTCAAAACACGACTAAAACACTAGAAGCAAGTTGTGATGAACTGCGTTCAGCCTTTTCTCGTGCCGCTATTCTTTCTAATGAGAAGTTCCGTGGTGTACGTGTTAACTTAGTTGATAGTGAAATGCGTATTACGGCGAATAACCCAGAACAAGAAGAAGCTGAAGAAGTATTGGATGTGAGCTTTGATGGCGATGCATTAGAGATTGGCTTTAACGTAAGTTATGTATTGGATGTTTTGAATACATTGCGTTGTGAGCAGGTCCGTATTTCGATGTCAGATGCCAATGCCAGTGCGCTGATAGAGAATGCTCAAGATAGCAGT
This window harbors:
- the dnaN gene encoding DNA polymerase III subunit beta, whose translation is MKFTIERSHLIKPLQQVSGALGGRPTLPILGNLLIKVEDNVLSMTATDLEVELVSRVTLEGDFEAGNITVPSRKFLDICRGLPDNSIITVVLEGDRIQVRSGRSRFSLATLPAADFPNIEDWQSEVEVSVTQAELKGLIEKTQFSMANQDVRYYLNGMLFEIEGSILRSVATDGHRMAVSEAALGADFAQKQIIVPRKGVQELVKLLDSPEQPVTLQIGSSNLRAEVNNYVFTSKLVDGRFPDYRRVMPQNTTKTLEASCDELRSAFSRAAILSNEKFRGVRVNLVDSEMRITANNPEQEEAEEVLDVSFDGDALEIGFNVSYVLDVLNTLRCEQVRISMSDANASALIENAQDSSAMYVVMPIRL
- the dnaA gene encoding chromosomal replication initiator protein DnaA, with the translated sequence MSSSLWLQCLQQLQEELPATEFSMWVRPLQAELNDNTLTLFAPNRFVLDWVRDKYLNSINRLLQEYCGNDIPHLHFEIGSKRVIAPTPAPATPTRARTAADVAAESSAPAQLQARKPVHNIWRDEEPVAVDLNHRSNVNPKHKFNNFVEGKSNQLGLAAARQVSDNPGTAYNPLFLYGGTGLGKTHLLHAVGNAIVDNKPNAKVVYMHSERFVQDMVKALQNNAIEEFKRYYRSVDALLIDDIQFFANKERSQEEFFHTFNALLEGNQQIILTSDRYPKEINGVEDRLKSRFGWGLTVAIEPPELETRVAILMKKAEDHQIHLADEVAFFIAKRLRSNVRELEGALNRVIANANFTGRPITIDFVREALRDLLALQEKLVTIDNIQKTVAEYYKIKVADLLSKRRSRSVARPRQLAMALAKELTNHSLPEIGDAFGGRDHTTVLHACRKIAQLREESHDIKEDYSNLIRTLSS